A genomic window from Vitis riparia cultivar Riparia Gloire de Montpellier isolate 1030 chromosome 18, EGFV_Vit.rip_1.0, whole genome shotgun sequence includes:
- the LOC117906077 gene encoding endoglucanase 25-like gives MPESIYSSSTPDMDCSSVRFVHSINEAGRLLPSASRWNSIAIDYNVLPRSSIAYDSLPSVYSKSVEFNLVVRDKTHLKRFVYISVFLVLAIVALVVLLHFLPHKHGHHGSSKNLTHAINQALTFFEAQKSGYLPKNSSVSFRGDSGLQDGNSSGHNLVGGFYDSGNNIKFSFPTAYTITLLSWTVIEYHQKYADIGELEHVKDIIKWGSDYLLKLFIPPIKSTSSSTTILYSQVGSTSNDAFNDVNCWQRPEDMSYLRPVSICNSTASDLAGEIVAALSAASLVFREDTGYSGELIKGAEKLFELATAVDPRMQGTYTTSDACGGQARQFYNSSGFEDELVWAGTWLFFATGNTTYLRNATEKFASAETEEMPAEKWIFYWNNKITANAVLLTRLRFFLDPGYPYAAALQPSTTRTDLLMCSYLSNYIFNNTPGGLILLRPDHGKPLQFAATASFLSKLYSDYLDLLRQSGGSCGGYNYTLEMLQSFSMSQVNYILGDNPMKVSYVVGFGDSYPIHVHHRSASIPWDGHQYSCEDGDKWLHSEDPNPNTLLGAMVGGPDQNDKFLDDRKKPWFTEPSISSNAGLVAALIALHDPPCESSNSNCVGSGIDKMGIFTNIHSFPSPP, from the exons ATGCCTGAATCCATCTACTCTTCCTCAACTCCTGATATGGACTGCTCCTCTGTGAGGTTTGTTCATTCAATTAACGAGGCCGGTCGCCTTCTTCCTTCTGCCAGCCGCTGGAACTCCATAGCAATTGACTACAACGTCCTGCCCAGATCTTCCATTGCATATGATTCATTACCCTCCGTCTACTCTAAGTCTGTTGAGTTCAATCTTGTCGTCAGAGATAAGACCCACCTCAAACGTTTTGTTTACATCTCAGTTTTTCTGGTCTTGGCCATTGTTGCGCTTGTTGTACTGCTGCATTTTTTGCCTCACAAACATGGCCACCATGGTTCCTCTAAGAACCTCACACATGCAATCAACCAAGCTCTCACCTTCTTCGAAGCTCAAAAGT CTGGGTATCTCCCAAAGAACAGTTCTGTAAGTTTTCGAGGGGATTCTGGTTTGCAAGACGGGAATTCAAGCGGCCATAATCTTGTCGGTGGTTTTTATGATTCAGGAAACAACATAAAATTCAGTTTTCCTACTGCATATACCATTACCCTCTTGAGTTGGACTGTGATTGAATATCATCAGAAGTATGCGGATATCGGTGAGCTTGAACATGTCAAGGACATCATCAAATGGGGCAGTGACTACTTGCTCAAGCTCTTTATTCCTCCAATTAAATCTACTTCCAGTTCTACTACCATTCTGTATTCTCAG GTTGGAAGTACTAGTAATGATGCATTTAACGATGTGAACTGCTGGCAAAGGCCTGAGGACATGAGCTATTTGAGACCAGTTTCTATTTGCAACAGCACTGCTTCTGATCTAGCAGGGGAAATTGTTGCAGCATTATCAGCTGCATCACTGGTATTCAGAGAAGATACGGGTTATTCAGGAGAATTAATCAAAGGAGCTGAGAAATTGTTTGAGCTTGCAACTGCAGTAGACCCTCGTATGCAAGGAACTTACACCACGTCTGATGCTTGTGGAGGACAAGCAAGACAGTTCTATAACTCATCAGGCTTCGAAGATGAGCTGGTTTGGGCAGGGACTTGGCTGTTCTTCGCCACTGGAAACACCACTTACCTTAGAAATGCGACGGAGAAGTTCGCTTCTGCAGAGACTGAAGAAATGCCTGCTGAGAAATGGATTTTTTACTGGAACAATAAGATTACCGCCAATGCG GTTTTGCTAACCCGGCTTAGATTCTTCCTTGATCCTGGGTACCCATATGCGGCTGCTCTGCAACCATCAACAACCAGAACTGACTTGCTCATGTGCTCCTATCTTTCTAACTATATCTTCAACAACACACCAG GTGGATTGATCCTCTTAAGACCTGATCATGGTAAACCACTCCAGTTTGCTGCAACAGCGTCTTTTCTTAGTAAACTCTATAGCGATTACCTTGATCTGTTGCGTCAATCAGGTGGGAGTTGCGGTGGTTACAACTACACCCTTGAAATGTTGCAAAGCTTCTCCATGTCTCAG GTTAATTACATTCTGGGTGATAATCCTATGAAGGTGAGCTATGTGGTGGGATTTGGAGACAGCTATCCAATCCATGTTCACCATAGGAGTGCGTCGATCCCTTGGGATGGTCATCAATATTCTTGTGAGGATGGAGATAAATGGCTACACTCTGAAGATCCAAATCCAAATACCCTTTTGGGAGCCATGGTAGGAGGACCAGACCAAAATGACAAATTCTTAGATGATAGGAAGAAACCATGGTTCACAGAACCAAGCATATCAAGCAATGCTGGTTTAGTTGCTGCACTTATTGCGCTTCATGATCCTCCTTGTGAGTCTTCGAATTCTAATTGTGTTGGTTCAGGTATAGATAAGATGGGCATCTTTACAAATATCCATTCGTTTCCTTCCCCTCCCTGA
- the LOC117906079 gene encoding glycolipid transfer protein 3-like has protein sequence MKRRREMEKGSEIRSAIEELSMVVKVKTGEDHDAAVHVQHDTAHIPTRPFLSVCNSILQVLDKIGPTMAVLRQDVHQNIQRLEMAHESNPSKYSNFVEMLKKEVNEGNARKGASCCKAFVWLTRSMDFMAALLQRLAKDPRQSMEQAVEESYSIALKPWHGWISSAAFKVALKLVPDDKTFITLLLAKDENLDTLLEEMQALTSLLLPFLEEIHSILGSLGLDRLKAT, from the exons ATGAAAAGGAGAAGAGAGATGGAGAAGGGTTCGGAGATAAGGTCTGCCATTGAAGAGCTTTCAATGGTGGTAAAAGTTAAAACTGGCGAAGATCATGATGCTGCTGTACATGTCCAACATGATACTGCCCATATTCCCACCAGGCCTTTTCTCTCTGTCTGCAATTCGAttcttcaagttcttg ATAAGATAGGGCCAACAATGGCTGTTCTGAGGCAGGACGTTCATCAAAATATTCAG AGATTGGAGATGGCCCAtgaatctaatccttcaaaatattcaaatttcgtTGAGATGCTGAAAAAAGAGGTAAATGAAGGCAATGCAAGAAAGGGAGCCAGCTGTTGTAAAGCCTTTGTTTGGCTCACCAG GTCTATGGATTTCATGGCGGCTTTGCTGCAAAGATTAGCCAAGGATCCTAGGCAGAGCATGGAGCAAGCAGTGGAAGAATCTTACAGCATCGCTTTAAAGCCATGGCATGGATGGATTTCATCAGCTGCCTTCAAA GTAGCTCTCAAACTGGTGCCTGATGATAAAACCTTTATTACTCTCCTCCTGGCCAAAGACGAAAACCTTGACACCCTTCTGGAGGAAATGCAGGCTTTGACCTCATTACTATTGCCGTTCCTAGAAGAGATACACTCCATCCTG GGATCATTAGGCTTGGATAGGTTAAAGGCTACCTAA